The proteins below come from a single Mytilus edulis chromosome 5, xbMytEdul2.2, whole genome shotgun sequence genomic window:
- the LOC139523798 gene encoding monomeric sarcosine oxidase-like, with amino-acid sequence MDGRRYFEYIVVGCGGVGSGTLYWLSKKAGIDVLGLEQFELGHHNGGSQDHSRIIRLAYHDNRYTKLTPDTYTAWEAVEKESGLQLVYNTGGVQFTRKDEMSHVIDAYAKAMTENNISFERLTGSQLRAKFPQFEIDDTYDTIYQPIAGLVDAALANSVHIQLARANGATVLEHCPVQKIEKLPIGRVLVHTPKGVFQCRRLIVTAGAWINHVLGSIGVHVPVYVTQEQVTYFATPNVKDFTKAKYPIWIYHSPKYDFYGMPMHGNSGSKIGIDAGGPVVSVDTRNYEPDKTREQACIKHLERTIPRSLGPIMYTKTCLYTMTPDRHFVVDDCSKNGWDNVIVCCGAGHAFKFASLLGKKLSEMAIDGKTKYDISKFNIDREAITNPDWTPTLYMGTGGKVPTKQSSASKL; translated from the exons ATGTTCTCGGTCTCGAACAGTTTGAACTTGGACACCATAATGGAGGTTCACAGGATCACTCAAGGATCAT ACGATTAGCTTACCACGATAACAGATATACTAAACTTACACCAGATACCTACACAGC ATGGGAAGCAGTAGAGAAGGAATCCGGTCTACAGTTAGTGTATAACACAGGAGGAGTGCAATTTACCAGAAAAGACGAAATGTCTCACGTCATCGACGCTTATGCTAAAGCAATGACCGAAAATAATATCAG TTTTGAAAGACTAACGGGAAGCCAGCTCAGAGCTAAATTTCCACAGTTTGAAATAGATGATACTTACGACACAATTTATCAACCAATAGCTGGACTCGTAGATGCAGCTCTTGCAAACTCTGTTCATATTCAGCTTGCTAGAGCCAATGGAGCTACTGTTTTAGAACACTGTCCTGTCCAGAAAATTGAAAAGTTGCCTATTGGAAGAGTACTG GTACACACACCAAAAGGGGTATTTCAGTGTCGTCGTCTAATAGTCACTGCTGGTGCTTGGATAAACCATGTTCTTGGATCTATTGGTGTCCATGTACCCGTTTATGTTACTCAAGAACAAGTCACATATTTTGCTACACCAAACGTAAAAGATTTTACAAAGGCAAA GTACCCGATATGGATTTATCACTCACCTAAATACGACTTTTATGGGATGCCAATGCATGGTAATTCAGGTAGCAAAATTGGGATAGACGCTGGTGGACCAGTTGTTTCCGTTGACACACGGAATTATGAACCAGACAAGACAAGAGAACAAGCTTGTATAAAACATCTGGAGAGAACAATACCaagg tCCCTAGGACCTATAATGTATACTAAGACTTGTCTCTACACAATGACACCGGACCGTCATTTTGTTGTGGATGATTGTTCTAAGAATGGATGGGATAATGTGATCGTCTGTTGTGGAGCTGGTCATGCGTTTAA atttgccAGTCTTTTAGGAAAAAAACTAAGTGAAATGGCAATAGATGGCAAAACCAAGTATGATATTTCGAAGTTTAATATAGACAGAGAAGCGATCACAAACCCTGACTGGACACCAACATTATACATGGGCACTGGAGGAAAAGTTCCGACGAAGCAGAGCTCAGCTTCGAAACTGTAA